The genomic interval TactatttgtaaaaaattatgtaatgcatattttgtgtgtgtttgcaaattctttgtttttaagtgtaaaaactgtgtgtgagagagcagaGTGCTAAATGAAGGCTTTTTGGAGAGCTCTCCTAATAAGGACAAAGTATTTCAGCTGCTTTCTGCTGTAAGACTATTACCCACAGTCTCATCCACAAATGGTGTTTATTCTGAAAAACATTACTTCAATTatatctccccctctctctcatcTCCCCTCTTCCTCTCAGGCTATTTATGACCAGTGTATTCGTATTGTCCCAGACTAAAATAAAACCGAGGAAGTGTCTCTCAGCAGGCTATGAGTGTGCCAACTATAATAGTGAACTGGAGAAGAGCTGTAGCTTTATTTGTACACACACCTAATAATGGTGTGGGTTAATGGACTGgggtgggtgggggtgggggtgtgtGAAATTTGGAAATGAGGAATCATTATGAAAGATGAATGGAAGAAACAGCTTTTCCTTTTCTTCAGGAATGAGGCGGACAAACAGACCTTGGCTGTAGTCGGTTCCCCCTACTGGATGGCTCCGGAAGTGCTTAGAGGAGAACACTATGATGAAAAGGTTTGATAAGGCGTGACTGATTACCCAGATACAGACCATTTAAATTACTCTTTCACCCAGACAGCTCATCAGATTACTGCTATTATGCAAGCATATCAGATTCAAATTTAGACCACTATGAAACTTACTCAGCGTTAAATGGCATTTTTAATTTCATGAGAAtcaaaacaaggctgtgagggacagaagtACAGTCTAGTCTGTTCAATGGGTTGAACTGTCTTTAGGTCAAAGGTCACACCTCGTTTTCACAACCCATGTTGTTTGTCCACTGGAATTTTTGGGAAAGATGTATTGTCAgtgtaaaattaataaataaatgtaaagcaCATTTTGATAAGTAGTCACATTTTGATCTGCTTATTCCCTTTATGTTCAGTTGGCAAACTCAAAATAAAGGTCTGAGTTCTTTAGTCATTTGGTTCTGAGAAGGACATTGAAATATGATCATTTTAACTAATTTGTGTATTGCCTTGCTCATcatatttgcatgcttttttCCTACTTTTATATCTTAAacatattttggattttatgtaTTAATCAGtgtattatacaattattttataCTGCATGTTTAGCCATTCGCTAAATAAAAAGTACAACACACTGAAAATATtttgtctatccctcacagtcttgtttttgtttgtgcCATATTTATTCAATTCGATATTCAATTCCTTTTGGAGATatatgtatatagatagatataaaatATAATTCTATGCATTTTAACAGTTGAACAAAAGGATTCACAAAAGCATATGGTCTTTTACAGGTGGATGTATTTGCTTATGGCATCATTCTCTGTGAGATCATTGGCCGGATTCAGGCAGATCCTGACTTCCTGCCAAGGACAGAGGTGAAAAACTGAAACAAAGCACCTTATAAGCTCAGTTCAGCCATTTTTGCTATtagaaaactttttttgtttaaattatattataattacgtacttaaatatttaaaatattacattaataaatTTATATTAATGCTGATTTGTTACTTTTTTGTTTCAGTtattactaattttttttttttgtagtactgCATTATGTTCTGTTGTttagcttaaagggatatttcacccaaaaatgaaaatgctctcaacatttgctcaccctcatgccatctcagatgtgtatgactttctttcttctgcagaacacactttttttttttttttttgaaaaatatcccaTCTCCACAAATCACACGTCAACattgaagtaatccatatgactctggtggttaaatcaatgtcttcaagagtgatatgaaaggtgtgggtgagaaaaaggtcAATAATTAAGTCaagttttattataaattctcctcgctgctcagtcaatctccactttaacttttacattcttcttctgtttttggtgattcacattcttcatgcatatcgccccctactgggcaagggggagaatttcaagcaaaaattgacttaaatattgatctgtcatatcacttcagaagacatggattaaacctctggagtcatatggatgatgcctttatgtgatctttggatcttcaaagttttggtcaccattcacttgaattatatggacctacagagctgaaatattcttctaaaaatcttaatttgtgttctgcagaagaaataaagttatacacatctgggatggcatgagtgtgagtaaatgatgagagaattttcattctgaaACAAGATTTtgactatcttttttttttctttttttttttatacccctACACCAGACCCACAGATGTCAACTATTGTAACCAGTCACATAACACTGGCTCAATTTAATAAGGGGCAGAGTTCACTCAGTGTAAGATAGCTGGATTGTAATGCACTGGCAATGAATGTGTGTTATGTTTAGTGTTTAAGAGCGCCTATTCAGGCTGATGTGTTTTATAATGTGATTATATCCATCATAGTTATATTTTTTGTGTAAGACCTCTCCATCCTCGTATTTAATATGattatacagtggtggccaaaaatattggcacccttagaTAATATGATCAAAGAAGGCTGTAAAaagaaatctgcattgtttatccttttgatctttcgttaaaaaaattcacaaaaatctaacctttaattgaagtaaaacaattgaaagaggggaaatatctagttattaaatatttttcaccaaaacacgttggccacaattattggcacccctagaaattcccattcatattttacatttttagtgcacctgggtgactaggaacatgaaattgttcagccatgacttcctgtttcacaggggtataaatatgaggtaacacacaggccaaattcccttaatcatcaatcacagtgggttagactgaAGAATATAGTTCTGCTGTTCGGCAAAAGGTTGtcgagcttcacaaaatgggaagtggctataagaaaataagccaaagcattgaaaatgcccatttccaccatcagggcaataattaagaagttccaatcaactggagatcttaagaatcggcctggaaaagaatgtgtgtctatattgtctccatgcacagtgaggaggatggttcaagaggccaaagaatctccaagaaTCACAACTGGACAATTGCAGTAATTAGTTGGGACtcggggtcagaaagtctcaaaaatatatatatatatatatatatatatattagacatcaccgacatcaccacaagttgtttgggagggtttcaagaaaaaaagcctctgctctcatccaacaacaaactcaaatgtcttcagtttgccagacactactggaactttaAATGCGACAGGAttttatggtcagatgaaacaaaaaaagagctttttggcagcaaacaccagagatgggtttggcgcgcacagagatgaagtacccaatgcccacggttaaatgtggtgctggatctttaatgttgtggggctgtttttctgccagaggtcctggacatcttgttcggatacatggcatcacagactctatcaaataccaacagataaaaaatcaaaatctgGCTGCCTCTGcctgaaagcttaaaatgggccatggttggatcttccagcaggacaatgatccaaaacaaacatcaaaatcaacacaaaaatggttcactgaccacaaaatcaaggttctgccatggccatcccagtcccctgacctgaaccccatagaaaatgtgtggggtgaactgaagaggagagtccaccagcatggACTTCAGactttgaaggatctggagagattctgtacagaggaatggtctcagatcccttgccaggtgttctccaacctcattaggcattataagagaagactcagagctgttatcttggaaAAGGGAGGttgaaaaagtattgaataaaagggtgccaataattatggccaatgcgttttggagaaaaaaatatttatttaataatgaaatatttccCCTCTGTTTAGATTTTTAATGagagatcaaaaggataaacaatgtagGTTtatcaagggtgccaatatttttggccacaactgtatgtgtgcagTTAGATAGTCATACTATTACATATTATTCAAAGAATGATTCGTACTTGCATGTACACCCAAACACGAAATTATATTCATTGTCAGAATTGTTTGTTTTTAGTATGACCAAATATTGAGTTGATTTCATAATCTACGTGGAGCTTGTTCTTGACACATTGCTTCTAATCATGGTTAAAAGTGAGAAATCAGATAGTTTCCTGCCACTAATAAAGATCTGAAACTATaatctttgtttattaatttagcagatgcttttattcagagTGAATTATAAAATGAAGAATGGTACAATGTAAGTGATAAGTACCATTAGTGTTGCAAAACTAATTTCCAAAATAGCTCAAAATTTTCAAGCAGGGATGACACGGTGTTATTTAACATTCCTGTTTAGCTTTATACTACATAATATTTGATTTGAGTAATTATTGATGTCCGTTTTGTCATTCAGGACTTCGGTCTGGATGTGGAGGCCTTTCAGCAGATGGTGGGAGAGTGTCCTCCTCATTTCTTCAGCCTCGCTGTCATATGCTGCAATGTAAGACCTTACACAAGGGAACGCACGCACTTATTTGTTGGCTTGAGAGACCGCTATATTAGTTATTcataacatacttttttttttttaaatataacctGCACACATTCATAGCcgcctccttttttttttttttttttttttttttttttcccggtCTGTCTGTTTTGCTTCCAGATGAATCCAGACAGTCGGCCCTCATTCACAGAGGTGGTGGCATTGCtggagaagagagagagtgatAGAGAGCAGCATGAAAATATGGAGTCTGACGTTCAGGGTGAGTCAGCAGATAAAAGACTGCAGAGGGAATGCATTGCCAGAGAtgggaaaaaaataacaacattaaacaaTAAATGCAGCTCTAcaatataatttaaagtagtaTGGTTGctttggtgtggagctctctagcgtttttattacttttgtttgtttgtcatgtttttttgtcactctttcccaatcagtttcacaagggatgaactgctgaatattcggcagagcatactTGATAATTTTTTGCAGGTGTTTGATTATTCggacgttttattagacatcttaatTGGAGGTGCAGCGGGTTCTACAAGTGCTCCAAGAGACGCAAGCGAGCCGGCGCGCTTGTAAAGTTTCGTCAGTGCGGTTTTAGGACTcagctgccgagtattcatctggtgAATGTCCTCTCCTTCGCCAATAAAACAgacaaactgcttctgctcactcgaACAAATAAGGATGTTTCtaacggaaacctggctgaatgaagccatccctgacagcgcgtttcatctgccgggcttccagctgttcagaacgGATCGCATTGTGGAATCAtgggggaaaacaagaggcggcgggaaatgcttttacatcaatgaaaattggtgtacagatgtaacagcgttgaagaTGATGTACTGTCCTAATTTAAaagcgctcttcatcaactgtaagcctttctactcgccatgggagttttccttgtttattctggtgagcgtGTACATgccgccacaagcatgcgtgaatgcagcattgcaacagctggcttatcacatcacagacatggaggaACAACAccctcttatcattattctgggagattttaataaagctaacctcacccgtgaactgccaaaaatacagacaacacatcacatgccccaccagagacagaaatatactggatcactgctataccactgtaaaggatgcatatcgttctgtccctcgagcagctttgggactctctgatcactgtctggttcatcctctcccaacctacaagcagaaactaaaatcagctttgcctgtagtaaggactgtaaagagatggaccaatgaagcagagctggaactacaagcctgctttgactgcactgattggagtgtttttgaagctgcagtcacagacctggacgagctcacagctactgtgacatcatatatcagtttctgtgagaatatgtgcatccctactaggacatttttatcattcaataacgataaaccatagTTTACAGAAAcagaagactaggaaagcttcaggcccagacggtgtttctcctgcctgtctgaaagtctgcgctgaccaactggcccccatcttcacacagagcttcaatagatcactggagcagtgtgaagttccctgctgcttcaaacgctccaccatcattccggtccccaaaaaaaaacaaatcacaggacttaatgactacagacctgtcgctctcaagtctgtggtcatgaagtcatttgagagactggttttggcctacctgaaagACATctctggacccctgctagacccccttcagtttgcttaccgagcaaacaggtctgtggatgatgctgtcaatatgggactgcattaaatcctgcaacacctcgacagacctgggacttatgcaaggatcctatttgtggacttcagttcagccttcaataccatcatgcctgatcttctctcaaccaaactgatcCAGCTgtccatgcccaccccaatctgtcaatggatcGCCAGCTGTCTAACAGAGGCAGcggctagtgagactggggaaactcacatccgggaccctcactattagcactgatactcctcagggatgcgttctctctccactgctcttctccctgtacatgaatgactgaactgcaaaggaccccactgtcaagctcctgaagttttcagatgacATCACGGTCATCGGCTTCATCCACGACGATGActagtctgcatacagacgggaggttgaacagctggctgtctggtgtgatcacaacaaccttgagctgaacacgctcaaaacagtggagataacAGTGAACCTCAGGAGAAaacttaccttttttttttttaatattctgtgtctcactgtaatgttctgtgtgcacttgtttctcttatcacaaaaaaaattccttgtgtacatgagaacagttggtaataaagcttattctgtttctgattctgataaaaacaataaagagaaggcaataaaaataaaatgggctATATTGTGAAGATAAATTGTTTAGAAAAATCAACATGGACAAAAGATGGGTGCAGATTCGTGCAGGAAGTTTTCAAAGGATGGAGGGATTAAGTCTTGATCTTAGtggtatttgcttttttaaagttgAGAATGGATTCACTACTTTGCTTTATTGTAAAAATACACATACAGACAACATGTGCATATCACAAAATTCAAACTAATAAACAGTAAATTACACCGAGAAACAgcaaaaaatataaacacaaaacaatatataGACAAGGCAAAACAAAGAGAAGGAGAGTACATAAATGTCATTTTAGACATAACGGTACCAAAGAtgtatgacatttttcaaatgacTGTAGATGAATATCATAATTTAAGTGAAAATGTTGAATTTAGAACATATTACAGATGTTTTGAGATTTACAGCTGTGATTGACAGATTTTGATATTGTGTTTATATAAAGTTTCAATTCTTTTCATAAGAGAGGCTTACAGTTAGTAAATTtgcatttgtgaatgtaaaatttacaaagaaatataattctttgacaaataaaataaaaaaagttaattaaaaaaaagcatcatCAATAACATGATTcttaacataaaaaacaaaaattacatgTCTATAAGAGAAATAAGATTTTGTAGAATATTGTGGACAATAAAGACTGTCTTTCCACatgctgcttttttatttttatattttgcatcAATATTTGGTTTGGCAGggtaaaacaaatataaattttattaatTATCTTGAATAATTTAATCTTGTATCTTGTTTGTGATTTtgctattttctgttttttattttattttaacaaattggTCTGTTTATTCTTAGATAAACATTGGATTATTGGTGTTATAGAAGCAAAATTCTACTTATGGGAGCTTAACAAACATCATGTTATAGTTCTATTTAGGAACTTCTTAGCAActtgttattttaaaaaacacagcAGCTCAAAATGTATGAAAAGTCATAGGTAGGTGTGTAAGAAGAAATATAATTAtcaagaaaaaagcaaaaaaatcccACACACTACCATAGCTTGCAGAACACGATCAAGAAAGGAAACGTCACAATAAATTCTTGATCGTGTTTTAATTACTAAAAAATTAACAAGAAATTTATAGAGAGTATAACTTTTTGCATTTCTGTAATGTTTGTTGTTCTTTATCTCTGAGCCTTCTTAAgagtttgttctctctctctctccctctttttttttttctcagacttGTCCCCAAGCACAGCATCTTCCAGCCGAAAGCATTCTCTAGACATTCCTGCTGACCCCCGTCTCTGCCGCAGCAAGTCGGATATGCTTCCACCTCCAACCCCTCCCCTGACACAGGCCACACCGATGCGCGTCAACCCCTTCTCTCAGCGCCAAGACCTCAATGGTGGCCGCATCAAGCTCTTTGACACCCCCAGCAAGTCTGTCATTTCTCTCACTTTCACCCTCCCACCCCCAGACCCCGGCAGCCCCGCCTCCAGTGACAAGACCCCACCCTTTTTCCATAGACGTAGCCAATCACTGCCCTGCACACCAGAAGATATCCAGCCTTTACATAGCAGTGGTGAAAAGGACAAATACAAGAATAAAAATAGTGTTATGGACACAGGTGTTTTGGAACTGAATCGAAATCAGACAAATCCAGTCAACTTCAGTATGTTGGACATGGGGAGGGACAGTGTATTGACCATGAGCAATGAGAGTATTCTTGACTTGCTTAATAACAGTGGGCTTGTTGATACACCCACTAAGGGCATTAGGCATTCAGACCCAGAGACGGACGACGAGAAAGAGAATCTTGAAATGAGAAGTCAAGAAGTTGTAGCTGACGATTCTGGCCTCCCGTTGGATCTAGAGTTAACGTCTATAAACAGATCTGCTGTAGAGGAGCCTATGGACTGCACCAGCTCTCCTGATACACCAGATGGCCCTGTTCCTATTTCACCCAAACCCTTCTGCAATGACTGGGGCTCCCCTGTCTCCTACGGACCGCCTTGTTTGCCACCATTATTAGACAACAATAACAGCACCATGCCTGTAACTCAATCTGTAGAATGCGGCAGTAACAGCTCCCACGGCGCCACAACCCCACTTACACCACCAGAACAGGATGAGGTCATATCCTGTTCTGGTTGCTGCTTAGCAGGGATGAGTTTCCCCTCCATTTGTGCACGCAGACCTCAACAAAACCCTTACAAGAACTTGAATGGTGATTCGGCTGGGAAAAGGCTTCTATGCAAAGCGTTGCCACCCTCACCGACAGAGCCAAACATCGCTCTGCCTGGCACGCGGACATAATGACGTTGACATGTAATATGACCTTGGCATGTGATATAGGTGATCAATTAAAACGGAGGCTATTGCTTAATGTGTTGTCTGAACTTAAGCTGAAAAATTTAAttctagagtaaaaaaaaaaaaaaaaaatgctatgctTTATTTGTTCGAGAAGGTTCTGATCCAATTGAAATGCCCTAGTCCTCTGAACCTGAACACTCCATTGGCTTTACCGCATTTCTAATGACATGTATTATgtcaatatttttgttatttttaaaattatttgaaagtttgtGAAAACACTTTAAGGATGGAAAAATGGTcagatgtattattttattaatgacaTTAAATGAGATTAAAACTAagatttttgtcttcatttttgcTGTTGTCTCAACTCGAGAGTGCTTTTcgtctctctctgtttctgtgcacttttctcctgttttctctATCTACGTGCAGATGGGTTCTGTCCCTGTGTGGTTTTGTGGCCTTGCATGAAGTGTGACACACAGCTGTCCCCTTCTCACTTTTTCCACTCACCAACTGACAGAAACATCTTATTAAATCTCTCTTCGTCTTTATAAGGTAAATGTTTCtgcattgcacttttttttttttttttttttttttttacactttgtcTTGGTAGTTCTTTGTAGTGGTTCATGTATATTTACTGACAATGTTacgtactgtgtgtgtgtgtatatatatatatatatgtacagtactgtgcaaaagttttaggcacttgtgaaaaatgttgcataatgaggatgtcttcaaaaataatgccataaatagttttcatttatcacttaatgtcatacaaagtccagtaaacatacaaaagctaaatcagtattcggtgtgaccacctttgcttttaaaacagcaccaattctcctaggtacacctggacacagtttttcttggtggttggcagataggatgttcaatgtttcttggagaatttgccacagttcttctatctaattaggctgtctcgattgcttctgtctctttatgtaatctcagactgacaggatgttcagtggggggctctgtgggggccatgacatctgtaaCAGGGCTCCATGTTCTTCTAttcttttctgtttgcaaaagtaatgtttgggagtcttaacatttatatttcctgttgacacactaaagctgaagatataaataaccatcttaagacaaatgcttttgtgaaacattttgtgtgccttttgcacagtactgtgtgtgt from Myxocyprinus asiaticus isolate MX2 ecotype Aquarium Trade chromosome 1, UBuf_Myxa_2, whole genome shotgun sequence carries:
- the LOC127448573 gene encoding dual specificity testis-specific protein kinase 2-like isoform X2 — encoded protein: MALKMNTMASNRANMLKEVQLMNRLRHPNILRFVGVCVHEGHLHALTEYINGGNLEQLLNSDVSLSWSVRISLSLDIARGLQYLHSMGIFHRDLTSKNCLVCWENGHCSAVVGDFGLAEKIPDHRNEADKQTLAVVGSPYWMAPEVLRGEHYDEKVDVFAYGIILCEIIGRIQADPDFLPRTEDFGLDVEAFQQMVGECPPHFFSLAVICCNMNPDSRPSFTEVVALLEKRESDREQHENMESDVQDLSPSTASSSRKHSLDIPADPRLCRSKSDMLPPPTPPLTQATPMRVNPFSQRQDLNGGRIKLFDTPSKSVISLTFTLPPPDPGSPASSDKTPPFFHRRSQSLPCTPEDIQPLHSSGEKDKYKNKNSVMDTGVLELNRNQTNPVNFSMLDMGRDSVLTMSNESILDLLNNSGLVDTPTKGIRHSDPETDDEKENLEMRSQEVVADDSGLPLDLELTSINRSAVEEPMDCTSSPDTPDGPVPISPKPFCNDWGSPVSYGPPCLPPLLDNNNSTMPVTQSVECGSNSSHGATTPLTPPEQDEVISCSGCCLAGMSFPSICARRPQQNPYKNLNGDSAGKRLLCKALPPSPTEPNIALPGTRT
- the LOC127448573 gene encoding dual specificity testis-specific protein kinase 2-like isoform X1, with the protein product MSSGTSVMDHDDLELEASDSTAHSIHGAHRPRPSSYRALRSAVSSLARIDDFICEKIGSGFFSEVFKVQHRITGQVMALKMNTMASNRANMLKEVQLMNRLRHPNILRFVGVCVHEGHLHALTEYINGGNLEQLLNSDVSLSWSVRISLSLDIARGLQYLHSMGIFHRDLTSKNCLVCWENGHCSAVVGDFGLAEKIPDHRNEADKQTLAVVGSPYWMAPEVLRGEHYDEKVDVFAYGIILCEIIGRIQADPDFLPRTEDFGLDVEAFQQMVGECPPHFFSLAVICCNMNPDSRPSFTEVVALLEKRESDREQHENMESDVQDLSPSTASSSRKHSLDIPADPRLCRSKSDMLPPPTPPLTQATPMRVNPFSQRQDLNGGRIKLFDTPSKSVISLTFTLPPPDPGSPASSDKTPPFFHRRSQSLPCTPEDIQPLHSSGEKDKYKNKNSVMDTGVLELNRNQTNPVNFSMLDMGRDSVLTMSNESILDLLNNSGLVDTPTKGIRHSDPETDDEKENLEMRSQEVVADDSGLPLDLELTSINRSAVEEPMDCTSSPDTPDGPVPISPKPFCNDWGSPVSYGPPCLPPLLDNNNSTMPVTQSVECGSNSSHGATTPLTPPEQDEVISCSGCCLAGMSFPSICARRPQQNPYKNLNGDSAGKRLLCKALPPSPTEPNIALPGTRT